Part of the Antechinus flavipes isolate AdamAnt ecotype Samford, QLD, Australia chromosome 2, AdamAnt_v2, whole genome shotgun sequence genome is shown below.
TACCAGGAGGTGCCCGGCGGCAGCTGCACCAGTGGCAGCAGCTCCACCAGCAGTGTGGATGCCTACCCGTTCGGGCTGCCCACCCCACCAGAAATGTCTCCTTTGGATGTCCTGGAGCCTGAGCagaccttcttctcttccccctgcCAGGAAGAGCACTCTCGCTCCCACCGGCTCCCACACATCTCAGGAGCTACGTACTCTCCAGAATATATGCCCAGCCCCCTCCACTGTAACCACGCTTTGGGCTCCATCGCCCTCACCCAGTCCCCGGGCGTCTCCATGATCCCCTCTGTGACCAGCTGCTCTCCTTCCCCAGCATACTACTCCCCCCCTGCCTTCCACGCCCTCCACCCCAACCTGCATGCCCATCTGGGCcagctctcccctccccctgAGCACCCAGCTTTTGATGCCCTGGATCAACTGAGCCAGGTGGAACTCTTGGGGGACATGGACCGCAATGAATTTGACCAGTATTTGAACACTCCCGGCCATCCAGACTCCACGGGGGGCATCAGTGTCAATGGACCCGCCTCCCAGGTGACGCCAGGGGGGCCCCCGGAGACCAGCCTCATCTCGGTTCTGGCTGACGCCACAGCGACCTACTACAACAGCTACAGCGTCTCCTAGGCCCCGT
Proteins encoded:
- the SOX7 gene encoding transcription factor SOX-7, encoding MATLLGAYPWPDGLECPALDGELSDGLASPAPHRTSGDKSSESRIRRPMNAFMVWAKDERKRLAVQNPDLHNAELSKMLGKSWKALTLSQKRPYVDEAERLRVQHMQDYPNYKYRPRRKKQLKRICKRVDPGFLLSSLSRDQNSLPDKRCGGRVSVGEKEEHGEYSPATALPSLRGCYQEVPGGSCTSGSSSTSSVDAYPFGLPTPPEMSPLDVLEPEQTFFSSPCQEEHSRSHRLPHISGATYSPEYMPSPLHCNHALGSIALTQSPGVSMIPSVTSCSPSPAYYSPPAFHALHPNLHAHLGQLSPPPEHPAFDALDQLSQVELLGDMDRNEFDQYLNTPGHPDSTGGISVNGPASQVTPGGPPETSLISVLADATATYYNSYSVS